A window from Neorhizobium sp. NCHU2750 encodes these proteins:
- the rocF gene encoding arginase, which yields MHCRLIGIPLQDGASQLGCEMGPSALRVADLKGALEELGHDVTDIGNVTISALPDVRHPNPSVRNLPEIAAWTKLLTEVAYRESGAGMPIFMGGDHALSAGTVAGISRRAAEKGRPLFVLWLDAHTDFHTLDSTKSGNLHGLPAAYYTGRPGFDGYMPQLSHPVDPANVCMIGIRSVDPAERAALSESAVTVHDMRTIDEHGVAVLVRQFLERVHAANGMLHVSLDVDFLDPSIAPAVGTTVPGGATFREAHLVMEMLHDSGLVTSLDLVELNPFLDERGRTATLLVDLTASLMGRKVLDRPTRSY from the coding sequence ATGCATTGCAGATTGATCGGCATCCCGCTTCAGGATGGAGCATCGCAGCTTGGCTGCGAAATGGGTCCGAGCGCCCTTAGGGTCGCAGACCTGAAAGGCGCGCTGGAGGAACTTGGTCACGACGTAACCGATATCGGCAATGTGACGATCAGCGCCCTGCCGGATGTGCGCCATCCGAATCCCTCCGTACGCAATCTGCCGGAGATCGCCGCCTGGACAAAGCTGCTAACCGAAGTTGCTTATCGCGAAAGTGGCGCAGGCATGCCGATCTTCATGGGCGGCGACCATGCGCTTTCGGCCGGCACCGTCGCCGGCATCTCCAGGCGGGCTGCGGAGAAAGGCCGTCCGCTCTTCGTGCTCTGGCTCGATGCCCATACGGATTTCCACACGCTCGATTCGACGAAGAGCGGCAATCTTCATGGCCTGCCAGCCGCCTATTACACGGGCCGTCCCGGTTTCGACGGTTACATGCCGCAGCTTTCCCATCCGGTTGATCCGGCCAATGTCTGCATGATCGGCATCCGCAGCGTCGATCCGGCCGAGCGCGCGGCCTTGAGCGAAAGTGCGGTCACCGTTCACGACATGCGCACGATCGATGAACATGGCGTCGCCGTTCTTGTCCGGCAGTTCCTTGAACGAGTTCATGCCGCAAACGGCATGCTGCATGTCAGCCTCGACGTCGATTTCCTCGATCCATCGATTGCTCCGGCAGTCGGCACCACGGTTCCGGGAGGCGCGACCTTCCGCGAGGCGCATCTGGTCATGGAAATGCTGCATGACAGCGGCCTCGTCACCAGCCTCGATCTGGTCGAGCTCAATCCTTTCCTCGACGAGCGCGGTCGCACCGCGACGCTTCTCGTCGATCTCACCGCCAGCCTGATGGGCCGCAAGGTCCTCGACCGACCGACAAGGAGCTATTGA
- a CDS encoding Lrp/AsnC family transcriptional regulator: MDEFDHKLVTLLRHDARRSISDLAADLGTSRATVRARMEKLEKNGDVLGYTVILRADAVELPVRGIMMVEIEGRVADRVIQTLGGFPEISEIHTTNGRWDLVVELGTATLADFDNVLRRIRLVQGITASETNLLLATPRSTKARL; the protein is encoded by the coding sequence ATGGATGAATTCGACCACAAGCTGGTGACGCTTTTGCGTCACGATGCGCGGCGCAGCATATCGGACCTTGCGGCAGACCTCGGTACATCGCGGGCGACGGTCCGTGCGCGGATGGAAAAGCTCGAGAAGAACGGCGACGTGCTGGGTTACACGGTCATCCTCAGGGCCGATGCGGTGGAACTCCCCGTGCGTGGAATCATGATGGTGGAAATCGAGGGGCGCGTGGCAGACCGGGTGATCCAGACGCTTGGCGGGTTTCCGGAAATTTCCGAGATCCACACGACCAATGGTCGCTGGGATCTTGTCGTCGAACTGGGCACCGCGACGCTCGCCGATTTCGATAACGTGCTGCGCCGTATCCGTCTGGTGCAGGGGATTACCGCCAGCGAAACCAACCTGCTGCTGGCCACACCGCGTAGCACCAAGGCAAGGCTCTGA
- a CDS encoding pyridoxal phosphate-dependent aminotransferase, giving the protein MTFIRPDISARAAAAPRSGIGEIVAYARGRDNLLPLWIGEGDLPTPDFITKVAGEALAAGETFYTWTQGIPELRQAIVRYYERHYGNALSVDNIYVTGSGMQSIVLALQATVNAGDEIIYFSPSWPNAMNAALVADVKPKPVTLDFVDGQWKIDIDRLASSITPKTKALFINSPSNPTGWTATKEDLAAMLDLARKHGLWIIADEIYGLYHFEGGRAPSFMDIMDPEDRIIFAQSFSKNWCMTGWRVGWMVAPAEIGQTLTNLIQYSTSGVAQFMQKGAIAALDHGDDFIRTNVERARTSRDILCDALVATNRVETRRPPGALYAFLKIDGVTDARAEAFKIVDATGVGLAPGTAFGPGGETFMRACYLRDPKQIEDAAERLSNYIRAR; this is encoded by the coding sequence ATGACCTTTATCAGACCGGATATCAGCGCCCGCGCTGCGGCTGCGCCGCGCAGCGGCATTGGTGAAATCGTGGCCTATGCCAGAGGCCGCGACAATCTGCTGCCGCTCTGGATCGGGGAGGGCGATCTGCCGACGCCGGACTTCATCACCAAGGTTGCCGGAGAGGCGCTGGCTGCGGGCGAAACCTTCTACACCTGGACGCAGGGTATTCCCGAGCTCCGGCAGGCGATCGTGCGCTATTATGAGCGCCACTACGGCAACGCACTGTCGGTCGACAACATCTATGTGACCGGATCGGGAATGCAGTCGATCGTGCTGGCATTGCAGGCAACCGTGAATGCCGGTGACGAGATCATCTATTTCTCACCCTCCTGGCCGAATGCGATGAACGCGGCACTGGTTGCCGATGTGAAACCGAAACCGGTAACGCTCGATTTCGTCGATGGGCAGTGGAAGATCGATATCGATCGCCTGGCCTCCTCGATCACGCCGAAGACGAAGGCGTTGTTCATCAACTCCCCCTCGAACCCGACCGGCTGGACTGCGACGAAAGAAGATCTGGCGGCCATGCTGGATCTCGCCCGCAAGCACGGCCTCTGGATCATCGCGGACGAGATCTACGGCCTCTATCATTTCGAAGGTGGACGCGCGCCGTCCTTCATGGACATCATGGATCCCGAGGACCGGATCATCTTTGCCCAGTCCTTTTCGAAGAACTGGTGCATGACCGGATGGCGTGTCGGCTGGATGGTGGCGCCAGCGGAAATCGGCCAGACGCTGACCAATCTCATCCAGTATTCCACCTCCGGCGTGGCCCAGTTCATGCAGAAGGGCGCGATCGCGGCACTCGACCATGGCGATGATTTCATTCGAACCAACGTCGAGCGGGCGCGAACCTCCCGCGACATTCTCTGCGATGCGCTGGTCGCCACGAACAGGGTCGAGACTCGCAGGCCGCCGGGCGCGCTCTATGCCTTCCTGAAAATAGACGGCGTCACCGATGCGCGTGCGGAGGCGTTCAAGATCGTCGATGCGACGGGTGTCGGCCTAGCACCGGGCACGGCGTTCGGGCCGGGCGGGGAAACCTTCATGCGCGCCTGCTATCTGCGTGATCCGAAGCAGATCGAGGACGCAGCCGAGCGGCTGAGCAACTATATCCGCGCTCGCTGA